In a single window of the Balneolaceae bacterium genome:
- a CDS encoding Do family serine endopeptidase, with protein MKLRDRILTATLLILVGVLIGLVITFYQRGYAVDDLAQVQVTEVERSEQPMLSDEVLEKMDARFLFKTVAERVAPSVVYIEAVVPVESRGRFRGQEEEEGSFWNRVLPQRMRTVGSGVILSRDGYIVTNNHVVDGADGEIEVVLDDKRSFRARLVGSDPTTDIAVVKIDAGGLSPITVGNSNEVQVGEWVLAFGNPFQLRSTVTAGIVSALSREVNIIEEQMGIQSFIQTDAAINRGNSGGALVNTSGELIGVNTAIASEDGSYQGYGFAVPSNLASKVARDLIEYGEVRRALLGVTILSVNASQARRLGMDRVRGVLVNAVTEEGPAARAGLQSGDVVLEVNGDAVNESNQLQEKIAVLPPGRVVTLTVWRDGEQLQRDVELGLLEDVQPELAQQPSGERPGLEPAPEGEGRGSVNFHRFEELGFRVMQYTRRGEETLIISDVEQGREAERRGLKPGYTVLDVEGERVEDLQTMRDLVRRTLDRSGSVVLQIETRDGTRGYYELKRP; from the coding sequence ATGAAACTGCGCGACCGCATTCTCACGGCTACCCTGCTCATCCTGGTGGGCGTGCTCATCGGACTGGTCATCACCTTTTACCAGCGCGGATACGCGGTAGACGACCTGGCCCAGGTACAGGTTACCGAGGTGGAGCGCAGCGAGCAGCCTATGCTATCCGATGAGGTGCTGGAGAAGATGGACGCGCGCTTCCTTTTTAAAACGGTGGCTGAACGCGTGGCCCCCTCTGTGGTCTACATCGAGGCTGTGGTCCCGGTCGAGAGCCGCGGCCGTTTCCGCGGGCAGGAAGAGGAGGAGGGAAGCTTCTGGAACCGCGTGCTGCCCCAGCGGATGCGTACCGTCGGATCCGGGGTCATTCTGAGCCGCGACGGCTATATTGTCACCAACAATCACGTGGTGGATGGCGCCGACGGGGAGATCGAGGTTGTGCTGGACGACAAGCGAAGTTTTCGCGCGAGACTGGTGGGCAGCGACCCGACGACGGACATCGCCGTGGTCAAAATTGACGCCGGGGGGCTGTCGCCCATTACCGTCGGCAACTCCAACGAGGTGCAGGTGGGCGAATGGGTGCTTGCCTTCGGCAACCCCTTCCAGCTGCGCTCGACCGTCACCGCGGGGATCGTGAGCGCTCTCAGCCGCGAGGTGAACATCATCGAGGAGCAGATGGGCATTCAGAGTTTTATTCAGACCGATGCGGCTATTAACCGCGGCAACAGCGGGGGCGCCCTGGTAAATACAAGCGGCGAACTGATAGGCGTGAACACTGCCATTGCCTCCGAGGACGGTTCCTACCAGGGCTACGGCTTTGCCGTGCCCTCCAATCTGGCCTCAAAGGTGGCCCGCGATCTTATTGAATACGGGGAGGTACGAAGGGCGCTGCTGGGTGTGACCATCCTCTCCGTCAACGCCAGCCAGGCCCGCAGACTGGGCATGGACCGGGTACGCGGGGTGCTGGTGAACGCAGTCACCGAGGAGGGGCCCGCCGCCCGCGCAGGCCTGCAGTCTGGCGATGTGGTGCTGGAGGTGAACGGCGATGCCGTCAACGAATCGAACCAGCTGCAGGAGAAGATCGCCGTGCTGCCGCCCGGCCGGGTCGTTACCCTTACCGTCTGGCGGGACGGCGAGCAGCTCCAGCGCGATGTTGAACTGGGCTTGCTGGAAGATGTGCAGCCCGAACTGGCGCAGCAGCCCTCCGGCGAAAGGCCCGGCCTTGAGCCCGCGCCCGAAGGGGAGGGACGGGGAAGCGTCAATTTTCACCGTTTCGAGGAGCTGGGCTTCCGCGTCATGCAATACACCCGCCGAGGAGAGGAAACGCTGATCATATCCGACGTGGAACAGGGAAGAGAGGCGGAACGACGGGGACTCAAGCCGGGCTATACGGTGTTGGACGTGGAGGGCGAAAGAGTTGAAGATCTGCAGACAATGAGAGATCTTGTGCGCCGCACCCTGGACCGCAGCGGATCGGTGGTTCTGCAGATCGAAACCCGCGACGGCACCCGGGGCTACTACGAACTGAAACGCCCATAG
- the icd gene encoding NADP-dependent isocitrate dehydrogenase, with product MSYAKITPPSKGDTITKDTDGGLQVGDRPIIPFIEGDGIGVDITPAMKNVLDSAVEKAYGGEKKIEWFEMYAGEKAVETYGDGVWLPDDTLKAIEEFKVAIKGPLTTPVGGGIRSLNVAIRQKMDLYACVRPVKYYQGTPSPVKDPTPYDMVIFRENTEDIYAGIEYQTGTAENEKLKKFLMEDMGVDKIRFPDTTSLGIKPVSEEGTKRLVRSAINYALEEGRDSVTLVHKGNIMKFTEGSFKNWGYELAKEEFGAEEIGDGPWCRLPGGLVIKDVIADAFLQQILTRPSEYDVIATLNLNGDYISDALAACVGGIGIAPGSNINYETGFAVFEATHGTAPKYTGQDKVNPGSLILSGVIMLRYMGWGEAADLIEKGIEAAISSKRVTYDFERLMEDATLLKCSEFGEEIVKNM from the coding sequence ATGAGTTACGCGAAGATCACGCCCCCCTCCAAAGGTGACACCATTACCAAGGATACCGACGGCGGCCTCCAGGTAGGCGACCGTCCCATCATCCCCTTCATCGAAGGCGACGGCATCGGCGTGGATATTACGCCCGCAATGAAAAATGTGCTGGACAGCGCCGTGGAGAAAGCCTACGGTGGAGAGAAGAAGATCGAATGGTTTGAGATGTACGCCGGCGAGAAGGCGGTTGAGACCTACGGGGATGGCGTGTGGCTGCCTGATGACACCCTGAAAGCCATCGAGGAGTTCAAGGTAGCCATCAAGGGTCCCCTGACCACCCCTGTCGGGGGCGGCATCCGCTCGCTCAACGTGGCCATCCGCCAGAAGATGGATCTCTACGCCTGCGTGCGTCCCGTTAAATACTACCAGGGCACGCCCAGTCCTGTCAAGGACCCCACGCCCTACGACATGGTGATCTTCCGCGAGAACACCGAGGACATCTACGCGGGCATCGAATACCAGACCGGCACAGCGGAAAACGAAAAGCTCAAAAAATTCCTCATGGAGGATATGGGCGTGGACAAGATCCGCTTCCCCGACACCACCTCCCTGGGCATCAAGCCGGTTTCGGAGGAGGGTACCAAGCGGCTGGTCCGCTCGGCCATCAACTACGCCCTGGAGGAGGGTCGCGACAGCGTGACCCTGGTGCACAAGGGCAACATCATGAAATTCACCGAAGGCAGTTTCAAGAACTGGGGCTATGAGCTGGCCAAGGAGGAGTTCGGCGCCGAGGAGATCGGCGACGGCCCGTGGTGCAGGCTGCCCGGCGGGCTGGTGATCAAGGACGTGATCGCCGACGCTTTCCTGCAGCAGATTCTCACCCGTCCCTCGGAATACGACGTGATCGCCACCCTCAACCTGAACGGCGACTACATTTCCGACGCCCTGGCGGCCTGCGTGGGCGGCATCGGCATCGCCCCCGGCTCCAATATCAACTATGAGACGGGCTTCGCCGTTTTCGAGGCCACCCACGGCACCGCGCCCAAGTACACCGGTCAGGACAAGGTGAATCCCGGCTCGCTCATTCTCTCGGGCGTGATCATGCTGCGTTATATGGGATGGGGAGAGGCGGCCGATCTGATCGAAAAAGGCATCGAGGCCGCCATCAGCAGCAAGAGAGTCACCTACGACTTCGAGCGGCTCATGGAAGACGCCACGTTGCTGAAATGTTCGGAATTCGGCGAGGAGATCGTCAAGAACATGTAA